The proteins below are encoded in one region of Neofelis nebulosa isolate mNeoNeb1 chromosome 17, mNeoNeb1.pri, whole genome shotgun sequence:
- the ARHGAP33 gene encoding rho GTPase-activating protein 33 isoform X4 encodes MLVPLLLQYLETLSGLVDSNLNCGPVLTWMELDNHGRRLLLSEEASLNIPAVAAAHVIKRYTAQAPDELSFEVGDIVSVIDMPPTEDRSWWRGKRGFQVGFFPSECVELFTERPGPGLKGDADGPPCGVPTPQGVSSLTSAVPRPRGKLAGLLRTFMRSRPSRQRLRQRGILRQRVFGCDLGEHLSNSGQDVPQVLRCCSEFIEAHGVVDGIYRLSGVSSNIQRLRHEFDSERIPELSGPAFLQDIHSVSSLCKLYFRELPNPLLTYQLYGKFSEAMSVPGEEERLVRVHDVIQQLPPPHYRTLEYLLRHLARMARHSANTSMHARNLAIVWAPNLLRSMELESVGLGGAAAFREVRVQSVVVEFLLTHVDVLFSDTFSSAGLDPAGRCLLPRPKSLAGSGPSTRLLTLEEAQARTQGRLGTPTEPITPKAPASPVERRKRERGEKQRKPGGSSWKTFFALGRGPSIPRKKPLPWLGGTRAPPQPSGGRPDTVTLRSAKSEESLSSQASGAGLQRLHRLRRPHSSSDAFPVGPAPAGSCESLSSSSSSSSESSSSSESSSSGSSAAGLGALSGSPSHRTSAWLDDGDELDFSPPRCLEGLRGLDFDPLTFRCSSPTPGDPAPPASPAPPAPASAFPPRVTPQALSPRGTTSPASPTALDISEPLAVSVPPAVLELLGAGGTPASVTPTPALSPNPGLRPHLIPLLLRGAEAQLSDTCQQEICSKLSLPGPRGPQGQHGPGTDSPLLPPPLSLLRPGGAPPPPPKNPARLMALALAERAQQVAQRQSQQEHGSTPSAPHSPFHRSMSLEVGGEPPGTSGVGPAPNSLAHPGAWVPGPPPSLPRQQSDGSLVRSQRPPGTSRRGLRGPSQVSAQLRTSGGCRGCGDEPETAAQFLYSVPTQVPTPGFFSSAPRECLPPFLGVPKPGLYSLGSPSYQPSSPAPVWRSPLGPPAPLDRGENLYYEIETGEGSPYSGPTRSWSPFRSMPPDRLNASYGLLGQSPPLHRSPDFLLSYPPPPSCFPHDHLGYSASQHPARRPTRPEPLYVNLALGPRGPSPASSSSSSPPAHPRSRSDPGPPAPRLPQKQRAPWGPHTPHRVPGPWGPPEPLLLYRAAPPAYGRGGEHHRGSLYRNGGQGREGAGPPPPYPTPSWSLHSEGQTRSYC; translated from the exons ATGCTGGTACCACTGCTGCTACAATACCTGGAGACCTTGTCAGGACTGGTGGACAGTAACCTCAATTGTGGGCCTGTGCTCACCTGGATGGAG CTGGACAACCATGGCCGGCGACTGCTCCTCAGTGAGGAAGCCTCCCTTAACATCCCTGCGGTGGCCGCTGCCCATGTAATAAAACGGTACACAGCCCAGGCACCAGACGAGCTGTCGTTCGAG GTGGGAGACATTGTCTCAGTGATCGACATGCCACCCACTGAGGATCGGAGCTGGTGGAGGGGCAAGCGAGGCTTCCAG GTCGGTTTCTTCCCCAGTGAGTGTGTGGAGTTGTTCACAGAGCGGCCTGGCCCAGGACTAAAGGGGG ATGCCGATGGCCCCCCGTGTGGTGTCCCAACTCCCCAGGGtgtctcctctctgacctcag CTGTGCCCCGGCCACGTGGGAAGCTGGCTGGCCTCCTCCGAACATTCATGCGCTCCCGCCCTTCTCGGCAGCGGCTACGGCAGCGGGGCATCCTGAGGCAGAGGGTGTTTGGCTGTGACCTTGGAGAGCATCTCAGCAATTCAGGCCAGGATG TGCCCCAGGTGCTTCGCTGCTGCTCTGAGTTTATTGAGGCCCATGGGGTGGTGGATGGAATCTACCGGCTCTCAGGAGTGTCATCCAACATCCAGAGGCTACG GCATGAGTTTGACAGTGAGAGGATCCCTGAACTGTCTGGCCCCGCCTTTCTGCAGGACATCCACAGTGTGTCCTCCCTTTGCAAGCTGTACTTCCGGGAGCTGCCGAACCCCTTGCTCACATACCAGCTCTATGGGAAGTTCAGT GAAGCCATGTCAGTGCCTGGGGAGGAGGAACGCCTGGTGCGTGTCCACGACGTCATCCAACAGCTGCCCCCACCACACTACAG gacCCTGGAGTACCTGCTGAGGCACTTGGCCCGCATGGCAAGACACAGCGCCAACACCAGCATGCATGCCCGCAACCTGGCCATTGTCTGGGCACCCAATCTGCTACG gTCCATGGAACTGGAGTCAGTGGGACTGGGTGGGGCTGCAGCCTTCAGGGAGGTTCGGGTGCAGTCTGTGGTGGTGGAATTCCTGCTCACCCACGTGGATGTCCTGTTTAGCGACACCTTCTCCTCTGCTGGCCTCGACCCTGCAG GCCgctgcctcctccccaggcccAAGTCACTTGCGGGCAGCGGCCCCTCCACTCGCCTGCTGACGCTGGAGGAAGCCCAGGCTCGCACCCAGGGCCGTCTGGGGACACCCACGGAGCCCATAACTCCCAAGGCCCCAGCTTCACCTGTGGAGAG gaggaaaagggagagaggcgAGAAACAGCGAAAGCCAGGGGGGAGCAGCTGGAAGACATTCTTTGCCCTGGGCCGGGGCCCCAGCATCCCCCGAAAGAAACCTCTACCCTGGCTGGGGGGCACCCGTGCCCCACCGCAGCCTTCAG GTGGCCGACCTGACACCGTCACGCTGAGATCTGCCAAAAGCGAGGAGTCTCTGTCATCACAGGCCAGCGGAGCTG GCCTCCAGAGGCTGCACAGGCTACGGCGACCCCACTCCAGCAGCGATGCTTTCCCTGTGGGCCCAGCACCTGCTGGCTCCTGCGAGagcctgtcctcctcctcctcctcctcctctgaatcctcctcctcttctgagtCCTCATCATCTGGATCCtcagcagctgggctgggggcACTCTCTGGCTCCCCTTCACACCGAACCTCAGCCTGGCTAGATGATGGTGACGAGCTGGACTTCAGCCCACCCCGCTGCCTGGAGGGGCTCCGGGGGCTCGACTTTGATCCCCTGACCTTTCGCTGCAGCAGCCCCACACCAGGGGACCCTGCACCTCCTGCCAGCccagcacccccagcccctgcctctgccttcccaCCCAGGGTGACCCCCCAGGCCCTCTCACCCCGTGGGACCACCAGCCCTGCCTCGCCCACCGCCCTGGACATCTCAGAGCCCCTAGCTGTATCAGTGCCACCTGCTGTCCTGgagctgctgggggctgggggaacaCCTGCCTCAGTCACCCCGACGCCAGCCCTCAGCCCCAACCCAGGCCTGCGGCCGCATCTCATCCCCTTGCTGCTGCGTGGAGCCGAGGCCCAGCTGAGTGACACCTGCCAACAGGAGATCTGCAGCAAGCTGTCACTGCCTGGTCCCCGGGGGCCCCAAGGCCAGCACG GTCCTGGTACAGATTCTCcgctgctgcccccacccctgtccctccTGCGCCCTGGgggagccccgcccccaccccccaagaacCCAGCACGCCTcatggccctggccctggctgaGCGGGCTCAGCAGGTGGCCCAGAGACAGAGCCAACAGGAGCATGGGAGCACCCCTtctgctccccactccccttTTCACCGCTCAATGTCACTGGAGGTGGGCGGTGAGCCCCCAGGGACCTCAGGGGTTGGGCCAGCCCCCAACTCCCTAGCCCACCCGGGTGCCTGGGTTCCTGGACCCCCACCTTCCCTACCGAGGCAACAAAGTGACGGGAGCCTGGTGAGGAGCCAGCGTCCCCCAGGGACCTCAAGGAGGGGACTCCGAGGCCCTTCCCAGGTCAGTGCCCAGCTCAGGACAAGTGGGGGATGCAGGGGGTGTGGAGATGAGCCAGAGACAGCAGCTCAGTTCCTGTATTCTGTCCCCACACAGGTTCCTACTCCTGGCTTCTTCTCTTCGGCCCCCCGGGAGTGCCTGCCACCCTTCCTTGGGGTCCCTAAACCAGGCTTGTACTCCCTGGGTTCCCCATCCTACCAGCCCAGCTCCCCAGCCCCGGTCTGGAGGAGCCCCCTAGGTCCCCCTGCACCACTTGATAGGGGAGAGAACCTGTACTATGAAATCGAGACAGGTGAGGGATCCCCCTACTCTGGCCCCACTCGGTCCTGGAGTCCCTTTCGTTCTATGCCCCCAGATAGGCTCAATGCCTCATACGGCCTGCTTGGCCAGTCACCACCACTCCACAGGTCCCCCGACTTCCTGCTCAGctacccaccacccccctcctgcTTTCCCCATGACCACCTTGGCTACTCAGCCTCCCAGCATCCTGCCCGGCGCCCTACCCGGCCTGAGCCCCTCTATGTCAACCTAGCTCTGGGGCCCAGGGGTCCCTCACCcgcctcttccagctcctcctcccctcctgcccacccccgtAGCCGTTCAGATCCTGGCCCCCCagctccccgcctcccccagaAACAGCGGGCCCCCTGGGGCCCCCACACCCCTCACAGGGTGCCTGGGCCCTGGGGCCCTCCAGAGCCTCTTCTGCTGTATAGGGCAGCCCCACCAGCCTACGGGAGGGGGGGTGAACACCACCGAGGATCCTTGTACAGGAATGGGgggcaaggaagggagggggctggtcccccacccccctaccccactCCCAGCTGGTCCCTCCATTCTGAGGGTCAGACCCGAAGCTACTGCTGA
- the ARHGAP33 gene encoding rho GTPase-activating protein 33 isoform X1, whose product MVARSTDSLDGPGEGSVQPLPHTGGPSVKGKPGKRLSAPRGPFPRLADCAHFHYENVDFGHIQLLLSPEREGPSFSGENELVFGVQVTCQGRSWPVLRSYDDFRSLDAHLHRCIFDRRFSCLPELPPPPEGARAAQMLVPLLLQYLETLSGLVDSNLNCGPVLTWMELDNHGRRLLLSEEASLNIPAVAAAHVIKRYTAQAPDELSFEVGDIVSVIDMPPTEDRSWWRGKRGFQVGFFPSECVELFTERPGPGLKGDADGPPCGVPTPQGVSSLTSAVPRPRGKLAGLLRTFMRSRPSRQRLRQRGILRQRVFGCDLGEHLSNSGQDVPQVLRCCSEFIEAHGVVDGIYRLSGVSSNIQRLRHEFDSERIPELSGPAFLQDIHSVSSLCKLYFRELPNPLLTYQLYGKFSEAMSVPGEEERLVRVHDVIQQLPPPHYRTLEYLLRHLARMARHSANTSMHARNLAIVWAPNLLRSMELESVGLGGAAAFREVRVQSVVVEFLLTHVDVLFSDTFSSAGLDPAGRCLLPRPKSLAGSGPSTRLLTLEEAQARTQGRLGTPTEPITPKAPASPVERRKRERGEKQRKPGGSSWKTFFALGRGPSIPRKKPLPWLGGTRAPPQPSGGRPDTVTLRSAKSEESLSSQASGAGLQRLHRLRRPHSSSDAFPVGPAPAGSCESLSSSSSSSSESSSSSESSSSGSSAAGLGALSGSPSHRTSAWLDDGDELDFSPPRCLEGLRGLDFDPLTFRCSSPTPGDPAPPASPAPPAPASAFPPRVTPQALSPRGTTSPASPTALDISEPLAVSVPPAVLELLGAGGTPASVTPTPALSPNPGLRPHLIPLLLRGAEAQLSDTCQQEICSKLSLPGPRGPQGQHGPGTDSPLLPPPLSLLRPGGAPPPPPKNPARLMALALAERAQQVAQRQSQQEHGSTPSAPHSPFHRSMSLEVGGEPPGTSGVGPAPNSLAHPGAWVPGPPPSLPRQQSDGSLVRSQRPPGTSRRGLRGPSQVSAQLRTSGGCRGCGDEPETAAQFLYSVPTQVPTPGFFSSAPRECLPPFLGVPKPGLYSLGSPSYQPSSPAPVWRSPLGPPAPLDRGENLYYEIETGEGSPYSGPTRSWSPFRSMPPDRLNASYGLLGQSPPLHRSPDFLLSYPPPPSCFPHDHLGYSASQHPARRPTRPEPLYVNLALGPRGPSPASSSSSSPPAHPRSRSDPGPPAPRLPQKQRAPWGPHTPHRVPGPWGPPEPLLLYRAAPPAYGRGGEHHRGSLYRNGGQGREGAGPPPPYPTPSWSLHSEGQTRSYC is encoded by the exons ATGGTG GCTCGCAGCACTGACAGCCTGGATGGCCCAGGGGAAGGCTCAGTGCAGCCTCTGCCCCACACTGGGGGGCCTAGTGTGAAGGGGAAGCCTGGGAAAAG GCTCTCGGCTCCTCGAGGTCCCTTCCCTCGGCTGGCTGACTGTGCCCATTTCCACTATGAGAATGTTGACTTTGGCCATATTCAG CTCCTGCTGTCTCCAGAGCGTGAAGGCCCCAGCTTCTCTGGAGAGAATGAGCTGGTGTTTGGGGTACAGGTGACCTGCCAG GGCCGTTCGTGGCCAGTTCTGCGCAGCTACGATGACTTCCGTTCCCTGGATGCCCACCTACACCGGTGCATATTTGACAGGAGGTTCTCCTGCCTCCCagagcttcccccacccccagagggtgCCAGGGCTGCCCAG ATGCTGGTACCACTGCTGCTACAATACCTGGAGACCTTGTCAGGACTGGTGGACAGTAACCTCAATTGTGGGCCTGTGCTCACCTGGATGGAG CTGGACAACCATGGCCGGCGACTGCTCCTCAGTGAGGAAGCCTCCCTTAACATCCCTGCGGTGGCCGCTGCCCATGTAATAAAACGGTACACAGCCCAGGCACCAGACGAGCTGTCGTTCGAG GTGGGAGACATTGTCTCAGTGATCGACATGCCACCCACTGAGGATCGGAGCTGGTGGAGGGGCAAGCGAGGCTTCCAG GTCGGTTTCTTCCCCAGTGAGTGTGTGGAGTTGTTCACAGAGCGGCCTGGCCCAGGACTAAAGGGGG ATGCCGATGGCCCCCCGTGTGGTGTCCCAACTCCCCAGGGtgtctcctctctgacctcag CTGTGCCCCGGCCACGTGGGAAGCTGGCTGGCCTCCTCCGAACATTCATGCGCTCCCGCCCTTCTCGGCAGCGGCTACGGCAGCGGGGCATCCTGAGGCAGAGGGTGTTTGGCTGTGACCTTGGAGAGCATCTCAGCAATTCAGGCCAGGATG TGCCCCAGGTGCTTCGCTGCTGCTCTGAGTTTATTGAGGCCCATGGGGTGGTGGATGGAATCTACCGGCTCTCAGGAGTGTCATCCAACATCCAGAGGCTACG GCATGAGTTTGACAGTGAGAGGATCCCTGAACTGTCTGGCCCCGCCTTTCTGCAGGACATCCACAGTGTGTCCTCCCTTTGCAAGCTGTACTTCCGGGAGCTGCCGAACCCCTTGCTCACATACCAGCTCTATGGGAAGTTCAGT GAAGCCATGTCAGTGCCTGGGGAGGAGGAACGCCTGGTGCGTGTCCACGACGTCATCCAACAGCTGCCCCCACCACACTACAG gacCCTGGAGTACCTGCTGAGGCACTTGGCCCGCATGGCAAGACACAGCGCCAACACCAGCATGCATGCCCGCAACCTGGCCATTGTCTGGGCACCCAATCTGCTACG gTCCATGGAACTGGAGTCAGTGGGACTGGGTGGGGCTGCAGCCTTCAGGGAGGTTCGGGTGCAGTCTGTGGTGGTGGAATTCCTGCTCACCCACGTGGATGTCCTGTTTAGCGACACCTTCTCCTCTGCTGGCCTCGACCCTGCAG GCCgctgcctcctccccaggcccAAGTCACTTGCGGGCAGCGGCCCCTCCACTCGCCTGCTGACGCTGGAGGAAGCCCAGGCTCGCACCCAGGGCCGTCTGGGGACACCCACGGAGCCCATAACTCCCAAGGCCCCAGCTTCACCTGTGGAGAG gaggaaaagggagagaggcgAGAAACAGCGAAAGCCAGGGGGGAGCAGCTGGAAGACATTCTTTGCCCTGGGCCGGGGCCCCAGCATCCCCCGAAAGAAACCTCTACCCTGGCTGGGGGGCACCCGTGCCCCACCGCAGCCTTCAG GTGGCCGACCTGACACCGTCACGCTGAGATCTGCCAAAAGCGAGGAGTCTCTGTCATCACAGGCCAGCGGAGCTG GCCTCCAGAGGCTGCACAGGCTACGGCGACCCCACTCCAGCAGCGATGCTTTCCCTGTGGGCCCAGCACCTGCTGGCTCCTGCGAGagcctgtcctcctcctcctcctcctcctctgaatcctcctcctcttctgagtCCTCATCATCTGGATCCtcagcagctgggctgggggcACTCTCTGGCTCCCCTTCACACCGAACCTCAGCCTGGCTAGATGATGGTGACGAGCTGGACTTCAGCCCACCCCGCTGCCTGGAGGGGCTCCGGGGGCTCGACTTTGATCCCCTGACCTTTCGCTGCAGCAGCCCCACACCAGGGGACCCTGCACCTCCTGCCAGCccagcacccccagcccctgcctctgccttcccaCCCAGGGTGACCCCCCAGGCCCTCTCACCCCGTGGGACCACCAGCCCTGCCTCGCCCACCGCCCTGGACATCTCAGAGCCCCTAGCTGTATCAGTGCCACCTGCTGTCCTGgagctgctgggggctgggggaacaCCTGCCTCAGTCACCCCGACGCCAGCCCTCAGCCCCAACCCAGGCCTGCGGCCGCATCTCATCCCCTTGCTGCTGCGTGGAGCCGAGGCCCAGCTGAGTGACACCTGCCAACAGGAGATCTGCAGCAAGCTGTCACTGCCTGGTCCCCGGGGGCCCCAAGGCCAGCACG GTCCTGGTACAGATTCTCcgctgctgcccccacccctgtccctccTGCGCCCTGGgggagccccgcccccaccccccaagaacCCAGCACGCCTcatggccctggccctggctgaGCGGGCTCAGCAGGTGGCCCAGAGACAGAGCCAACAGGAGCATGGGAGCACCCCTtctgctccccactccccttTTCACCGCTCAATGTCACTGGAGGTGGGCGGTGAGCCCCCAGGGACCTCAGGGGTTGGGCCAGCCCCCAACTCCCTAGCCCACCCGGGTGCCTGGGTTCCTGGACCCCCACCTTCCCTACCGAGGCAACAAAGTGACGGGAGCCTGGTGAGGAGCCAGCGTCCCCCAGGGACCTCAAGGAGGGGACTCCGAGGCCCTTCCCAGGTCAGTGCCCAGCTCAGGACAAGTGGGGGATGCAGGGGGTGTGGAGATGAGCCAGAGACAGCAGCTCAGTTCCTGTATTCTGTCCCCACACAGGTTCCTACTCCTGGCTTCTTCTCTTCGGCCCCCCGGGAGTGCCTGCCACCCTTCCTTGGGGTCCCTAAACCAGGCTTGTACTCCCTGGGTTCCCCATCCTACCAGCCCAGCTCCCCAGCCCCGGTCTGGAGGAGCCCCCTAGGTCCCCCTGCACCACTTGATAGGGGAGAGAACCTGTACTATGAAATCGAGACAGGTGAGGGATCCCCCTACTCTGGCCCCACTCGGTCCTGGAGTCCCTTTCGTTCTATGCCCCCAGATAGGCTCAATGCCTCATACGGCCTGCTTGGCCAGTCACCACCACTCCACAGGTCCCCCGACTTCCTGCTCAGctacccaccacccccctcctgcTTTCCCCATGACCACCTTGGCTACTCAGCCTCCCAGCATCCTGCCCGGCGCCCTACCCGGCCTGAGCCCCTCTATGTCAACCTAGCTCTGGGGCCCAGGGGTCCCTCACCcgcctcttccagctcctcctcccctcctgcccacccccgtAGCCGTTCAGATCCTGGCCCCCCagctccccgcctcccccagaAACAGCGGGCCCCCTGGGGCCCCCACACCCCTCACAGGGTGCCTGGGCCCTGGGGCCCTCCAGAGCCTCTTCTGCTGTATAGGGCAGCCCCACCAGCCTACGGGAGGGGGGGTGAACACCACCGAGGATCCTTGTACAGGAATGGGgggcaaggaagggagggggctggtcccccacccccctaccccactCCCAGCTGGTCCCTCCATTCTGAGGGTCAGACCCGAAGCTACTGCTGA